The sequence below is a genomic window from Flagellimonas marinaquae.
TTTCAACTTTCACACGGATAAAACCTTCTTTTTCGGCGCGCATAATGGCCAAAAAACGGTGAGATGGACATCGGTTCAAAGGTTCGCTCCAATCAAAATAATCTCGGAATTTTTGTGCCTGCTCATCATCCTTTTTTGTCTTTACCACTTTTGTGGTAATCAGGGCGTGGCGTTCCAATTGACCTCGGAGCTGATTTCTTATGTCGGTACGTTCATTGATCCACTCGGAAATAATGTGTCTGGCACCTTCCAGGGCCTCGTCCTCATTGATTATCTCTTTATTTAGGTATTTGGAAGCGATGAATTCGATGTCATCACTGCGCTGCGCCATTATAATTTTGGCCAAGGGCTCCAGTCCATGTTTACGGGCAGTCTCCGCTTTGGTCTTCTTGCTTTTTTTAAAAGGTAAATACAAATCTTCCAGACTGGTAAGGTCCTCGCAGTTTAAAAACTTTGATTTTAGTTCTGGAGTAAGTGCGCCTTGCTCATCTACAGCTTTTAGAATAGCTGTTTTTCTTTTTTCCAACGCCTCGAACTGGTTCTTGAATTCCACTATGGAACCTATTTGGACTTCATCCAGATTGCCGGTAAGTTCCTTTCTGTAACGAGAGATAAATGGAACGGTACAATCTTGGTTCAAAAGGGCCACTGTGTTTTCCACACTCTTTTCCGGCAATTGGGTATGGCGGACAATATAGGGTACAAGCTGCATCATGTTTGTTTAGTATTTGTAACTTCGAGCGCAGTCGAGAAGTTTTACTATCCAAAATTTTTAAGAGGATCTCAATTGTGCTCCAAAGCACAGTTTCTCGGTAATGGATTAACTTATAACTTCACCATTTAAAACTCCATCGGCATCAGGATTTACAAAAACTAGTTTCCCCTCTTTGTTCTCCGTCATCAAGATCATTCCCTGACTTTCTACACCGCGTAATTTTCTAGGAGCCAAGTTTACCAATACAGTTACTTTTTTGCCCACAATATCCTCTGGCTTAAAACTTTTTGCAATACCCGAAACAATGGTTCGCGTATCCAGACCGGTATCTACCTTTAAAACCAAAAGTTTATCGGCTTTTGGCATTTTTTCGGCTTCGATAATGGTTCCGACGCGCATGTCGAGTTTGGAAAAATCATCGTAAGTAATGGTGTCTTTTTGTGGTACTATTTTGTTGTCCATGGTAGCTGCGCTATTGGTGGTCGAAGCATTTTCTTTTTTAGTGTCTTCCAATTTTTGTAATTGATGTTCAATTTCAGCGTCCTCGATCTTACGGAAAAGCAATTCACTTTTATTGATGATGTGTCCGGCAGGGAGCAGGGTATCTTCAGAAGACACACTTTCCCAAGAAGTCTCGACCTTGCCAGACTGGACATTAAGTATGCCTTTCAGTTTTTTAGAAGTGAAGGGCAAAAATGGTTCGCCCAAAATAGCCAAACCTGCAGCAATTTGTAAGGCAACGTACATTATTGTCTTGACCCGCTCCTCGTCGGTTTTGATCAACTTCCATGGTTCTGCATCGGCCAAATATTTATTGCCTAATCGGGCCAAATTCATCAATTCTTGACTTCCTTCTCGGAAACGATATCGCTCCAGTGAGTTGGAAAGTAGATCCGGATAGCTTTTTAAGGAACTCAAGGTTTCTTTATCAGTGCTTGTAAGTTCTCCGGGCGCTGGTATGGTGCCGTCGTAATATTTATGTGTCAAAACAGCCACACGGTTCACGAAGTTGCCAAAAATGGCCACCAATTCGTTGTTGTTGCGTGCCTGAAAATCTTTCCAGGTAAAATCATTATCCTTGGTCTCGGGTGCATTTGCTGTTAAGGTATATCGGAGTACGTCTTGCATATCTGGAAATTCTTCCAAATATTCGTGCAACCAGACCGCCCAATTTTTAGAGGTGGACAGTTTGTTCCCCTCCAAGTTCAGGAATTCGTTTGCGGGCACATTTTCCGGTAGTATATAATCACCGTTGGCTTGTAACATGCTCGGGAAAATAATGCAATGGAACACAATATTGTCCTTGCCTATAAAGTGGACCAATTTGGTGCTTTGATCTTTCCAATAGGGTTCCCAATCCTTGCCTTCGCGTTCTGCCCACTCTTTGGTGGAGGAAATATATCCGATCGGGGCATCGAACCAGACATATAGTACTTTGCCTTCGCCGCCATCCACTGGAACGGGTATTCCCCAGTCCAAATCACGGGTTACGGCCCTAGGTTTTAGGCCCTCGTCTATCCAAGATTTACATTGCCCATAAACATTGGGTTTCCAGTCGGACTTATGACCTTCTAAGATCCACTTTTTTAAGAACCCTTCGTAGCGGTCCAAGGGCAAAAACCAATGTTTTGTCTTTTTTAAGGTCGGTACCGTTCCCGTTATCGTCGATTTTGGGTCGATCAAATCCGTTGCGTTGAGAGATGACCCACAATTTTCGCACTGATCGCCATAAGCTTCGTGGTGCCCGCATCTTGGGCAGGTTCCGATTACAAATCTGTCTGCCAAAAACTGGTTGGCCTCATCATCGTACAATTGTTCGGTTTCTTCTTCTATAAAATCACCTTGCTCGTACATTTTTCTGAAAAATTCCGAAGCAGTTTCATGGTGCACTTGCGCCGATGTCCTGGAATAGTTGTCAAAAGAAATACCAAAATCGGCAAAGGATTTTTTAATGATGCCGTGGTACTTGTCTATTATTTCTTTGGGGGTAACACCTTCCTTTTTGGCTTTCATGGAAATTGCCACGCCGTGCTCGTCGCTCCCGCAAACAAAGGCAACGTCCTTGCCCTTTAATCTTAAATAACGGGAATAAATATCTGCAGGGACATAAACTCCGGCCAAATGTCCAATATGAATGGGGCCGTTGGTGTACGGAAGCGCTGCGGTAATGGTATACCTGGAAGGTGATGTATTCTGAGCCATGTAAAATTCTAATTAGGCCCCAAAAATACTGATTTTAACGGGATACACATAAAAAACGAAACCCTCGAAAGTGCGGCCCTATTTGGGGTGAGGGGTACACTATCGATGGGTCTCGAAAATTGGACTATTAAAATGTACGTGTTTTAGGTTATCATTACAGATTTGCTCATTT
It includes:
- the metG gene encoding methionine--tRNA ligase, which codes for MAQNTSPSRYTITAALPYTNGPIHIGHLAGVYVPADIYSRYLRLKGKDVAFVCGSDEHGVAISMKAKKEGVTPKEIIDKYHGIIKKSFADFGISFDNYSRTSAQVHHETASEFFRKMYEQGDFIEEETEQLYDDEANQFLADRFVIGTCPRCGHHEAYGDQCENCGSSLNATDLIDPKSTITGTVPTLKKTKHWFLPLDRYEGFLKKWILEGHKSDWKPNVYGQCKSWIDEGLKPRAVTRDLDWGIPVPVDGGEGKVLYVWFDAPIGYISSTKEWAEREGKDWEPYWKDQSTKLVHFIGKDNIVFHCIIFPSMLQANGDYILPENVPANEFLNLEGNKLSTSKNWAVWLHEYLEEFPDMQDVLRYTLTANAPETKDNDFTWKDFQARNNNELVAIFGNFVNRVAVLTHKYYDGTIPAPGELTSTDKETLSSLKSYPDLLSNSLERYRFREGSQELMNLARLGNKYLADAEPWKLIKTDEERVKTIMYVALQIAAGLAILGEPFLPFTSKKLKGILNVQSGKVETSWESVSSEDTLLPAGHIINKSELLFRKIEDAEIEHQLQKLEDTKKENASTTNSAATMDNKIVPQKDTITYDDFSKLDMRVGTIIEAEKMPKADKLLVLKVDTGLDTRTIVSGIAKSFKPEDIVGKKVTVLVNLAPRKLRGVESQGMILMTENKEGKLVFVNPDADGVLNGEVIS